In Mixta intestinalis, the following are encoded in one genomic region:
- a CDS encoding beta-ketoacyl-[acyl-carrier-protein] synthase family protein, whose protein sequence is MQKQRKRVVITGMGVLSSLADNISDFRQALLDKKCGVADSQRFAKWFDNARAAEVLHKIDYSDLSDDIVKSLDNAALWAYKVSKDALIQAGLINDSACLNETGLIIGVSSAGTEAFLPLFEQRIQDFSLQKAIYSGGFSSCCSSVSTLLGLKGGMELVATACTASPNAVGMAFDYIQNGKSHTMLAVGTEPVYLPTFAGFYVLNVMHPDSCTPFSGSPGMSIGEGAGAIVLEEYEHAIARGATIYGEILSYATSCDAYHETGPDPRAGGAVQVMKKAMLNAGITPEQVDYVNVHGTGTEANDRIETLAMKKVFPDAAKMLVSSTKSYFGHNIGAAGIVELIACLVTLPEKQVLPTLNFGTPRSGCDLDYVANAFREKEINIFLKNNYAFGGNNCSLVVSTKPASVPVTAYDEKRVVISGLGAVTAIGHTLNEILDFIWADNRSVTLSPVTFYDDTLKEAAELLEVLVDTRQFEALQGDGFSLSEQPLPEEAEHFKTFQITGLEPRKHLRRYDARKATRGGTFALIALSEALNRAGRKIRKDGDEFGFIMGMARGPQETTYKYLQSLKPDPRKVRTSEFPGSLMNAIPTFCAISEGIKGYTTTLATGENAALGALTYGYELIRQALQPQVIVGGADEYFPSMSLYMDAVTQKIHMASEASQYQIYGSDPKGFVPGEGACMLLLEAPETALARNAQILAEIVGYGKASSNSYFDGSALSEKAQAMALAIARALTDAGLSAKDIDLVCGSSNGSKESARIEIDAIEQIFCQQNPQVPVVNYNAFFGFVESSAGLLNLAILTDCMKNQRIPAIPYTEAFCDARLNFVREPLSMAVNQVLLVGASEGGNYYAFVIKG, encoded by the coding sequence ATGCAAAAACAGCGAAAAAGGGTTGTTATTACTGGAATGGGGGTACTGTCATCTCTGGCAGATAATATTTCGGACTTCAGGCAGGCGTTACTGGATAAAAAATGCGGTGTGGCCGATAGCCAGCGTTTCGCAAAATGGTTTGATAACGCACGGGCAGCTGAAGTTCTGCATAAGATCGATTATTCAGATCTCTCGGACGATATCGTTAAGTCACTCGATAATGCTGCGCTCTGGGCATATAAGGTCAGTAAGGATGCCCTGATACAGGCCGGACTGATTAACGACAGCGCGTGCCTTAACGAAACCGGACTGATTATCGGTGTTTCATCAGCAGGAACAGAGGCTTTTTTACCGCTGTTTGAACAGCGTATTCAGGATTTTTCACTGCAAAAGGCCATCTATTCTGGCGGTTTTTCCTCATGCTGCTCCAGTGTTTCCACGCTGTTGGGGCTGAAGGGCGGTATGGAACTGGTGGCGACGGCCTGTACAGCCAGCCCGAACGCGGTGGGAATGGCTTTTGATTATATCCAAAATGGCAAAAGCCATACCATGCTCGCAGTTGGCACCGAGCCGGTTTATTTGCCGACGTTCGCTGGTTTTTACGTACTGAATGTAATGCATCCCGATTCCTGCACGCCGTTTTCCGGCAGCCCCGGAATGTCCATCGGCGAAGGTGCCGGTGCGATCGTTCTGGAAGAGTATGAGCATGCTATCGCCAGAGGTGCCACTATTTATGGCGAGATCCTTTCTTATGCCACCTCCTGCGATGCCTATCATGAAACCGGGCCCGATCCGCGCGCTGGCGGTGCGGTACAGGTAATGAAGAAAGCGATGCTGAACGCTGGCATTACTCCGGAGCAGGTGGATTATGTCAATGTGCACGGAACGGGAACCGAGGCGAACGACAGAATCGAAACTCTGGCGATGAAGAAAGTGTTCCCGGACGCGGCGAAAATGCTGGTCAGCTCAACCAAATCCTACTTTGGACATAATATTGGCGCAGCAGGGATCGTGGAGTTAATTGCCTGTCTGGTCACGCTGCCGGAAAAACAGGTCTTACCGACACTCAATTTCGGTACGCCGCGTTCAGGGTGCGATCTGGATTACGTTGCCAACGCGTTCCGCGAAAAAGAGATCAATATCTTCCTCAAGAACAACTACGCCTTTGGCGGTAATAACTGTAGCTTGGTCGTCAGCACTAAACCCGCTTCGGTGCCGGTGACGGCATATGACGAAAAACGAGTAGTAATTTCCGGGCTGGGTGCCGTAACCGCCATTGGGCATACGCTGAATGAAATACTGGATTTTATCTGGGCTGACAATCGTTCCGTTACGCTCAGCCCAGTGACATTTTATGACGATACGCTGAAAGAGGCAGCAGAGCTGCTGGAGGTATTGGTTGATACGCGGCAGTTTGAAGCACTGCAGGGCGATGGCTTCTCCCTCAGCGAGCAGCCGTTGCCGGAAGAGGCGGAACATTTTAAGACTTTTCAGATTACCGGTCTGGAGCCGCGCAAACATTTACGCCGTTACGATGCGCGTAAAGCAACACGCGGAGGCACATTTGCGCTGATTGCGCTGTCAGAAGCGTTGAATCGTGCCGGGCGTAAAATCAGAAAGGATGGTGATGAGTTTGGTTTTATTATGGGCATGGCGCGTGGCCCGCAAGAAACCACCTATAAATATCTCCAGAGCCTGAAACCGGATCCGCGTAAGGTGCGTACATCTGAGTTCCCCGGTTCGCTGATGAATGCGATCCCTACTTTTTGCGCAATTTCCGAAGGTATTAAAGGTTACACCACTACGCTGGCGACAGGCGAAAATGCGGCATTAGGCGCGCTGACTTATGGTTATGAACTTATTCGCCAGGCGCTCCAGCCGCAGGTAATCGTTGGCGGAGCGGATGAGTATTTCCCTTCAATGTCTCTCTATATGGATGCTGTCACGCAGAAAATTCATATGGCTTCCGAGGCGAGCCAGTATCAGATATATGGTAGCGATCCAAAAGGTTTCGTTCCTGGGGAAGGGGCCTGCATGCTGTTACTGGAAGCACCGGAAACCGCGCTGGCGCGAAATGCACAAATCCTGGCAGAAATCGTCGGCTACGGTAAAGCGAGCAGCAACAGCTATTTTGATGGCTCAGCGCTAAGCGAAAAAGCACAGGCTATGGCGCTGGCGATTGCGCGCGCGCTTACGGACGCGGGCCTGTCGGCTAAAGATATCGATCTGGTTTGTGGCAGCAGCAACGGTAGTAAAGAGAGCGCACGGATTGAAATCGACGCCATTGAACAGATTTTCTGCCAGCAAAATCCGCAAGTGCCGGTAGTGAACTACAACGCCTTTTTCGGGTTTGTCGAGTCCTCTGCTGGCCTGCTGAATCTCGCTATTCTTACCGACTGCATGAAAAATCAGCGCATTCCGGCCATTCCCTATACCGAAGCGTTTTGCGATGCGCGCCTTAACTTCGTGCGTGAACCGCTGAGCATGGCGGTAAACCAGGTGTTGTTAGTGGGAGCCTCCGAGGGTGGAAACTACTATGCATTCGTTATCAAGGGATGA
- a CDS encoding outer membrane lipoprotein-sorting protein, producing MKLYGLHLLLLFLVLTPVVWANASSPQALEIIRLADEVRSPNRPFRYTVTVLEYRSGSPEPSAKQVLDISMRFMKPEKGVEADARSLVRFVYPPSDRGKIMLSDWYALWFYTPQLRRPVPISRQQRLLGQISNGDVIVTNFEYAYHAELDGEEPCGEKRCYRLKLERKTADVIWPKITYYVEKDSDYRPYKASYYSQDNKLLKEVLYQNYQPVLGKYRPTRILVQDVRYSKGYSVMEYSDVRFESLPVSHFTKEYIQRGKG from the coding sequence ATGAAACTCTATGGTCTGCACTTATTGCTGCTCTTTCTGGTGCTTACTCCGGTGGTATGGGCTAATGCCTCATCGCCTCAGGCGTTGGAAATTATCAGGTTAGCAGACGAGGTGCGATCGCCTAACCGGCCTTTTCGCTATACCGTCACGGTGCTGGAATATCGTTCAGGCTCCCCGGAGCCGAGCGCTAAGCAGGTACTGGATATTTCGATGCGCTTTATGAAACCGGAAAAAGGCGTTGAGGCTGATGCGCGATCGCTGGTGCGATTTGTCTATCCACCCAGCGATCGTGGCAAAATTATGCTTTCTGACTGGTACGCGCTTTGGTTTTATACGCCACAGCTACGACGCCCGGTGCCAATTTCTCGTCAGCAGAGGCTGTTGGGGCAGATATCTAATGGTGATGTTATCGTCACTAATTTTGAATATGCTTATCATGCTGAGCTGGACGGTGAGGAACCTTGCGGCGAAAAACGCTGCTACAGGTTAAAGCTGGAACGTAAAACGGCGGATGTTATTTGGCCGAAGATTACCTACTACGTTGAAAAGGATAGCGACTATCGCCCTTATAAAGCCAGCTACTACTCACAGGATAATAAACTGCTTAAAGAGGTGCTGTATCAGAATTATCAGCCAGTGCTGGGAAAATATCGGCCAACGCGTATCCTGGTGCAGGATGTTCGCTACAGTAAAGGCTATTCCGTTATGGAATATAGTGACGTCCGGTTTGAATCTCTGCCTGTCTCGCACTTTACCAAAGAGTATATACAGCGGGGTAAGGGCTAA
- a CDS encoding ABC transporter permease: MTGGVEIVTVVVSLILCFVLYCVICRTQDAKFAFLNLFRHKRRSSATIAAIILGGVAIFIYGGFISYSFWILQEQTIRTNVGHLQIYHKHYFATANKNQSIIEDYEKLKTLLTGNDQLSSYISTLSGQLEFSGIISHYENEASSYFSALGVEPVAALKLGSFDRLLSGSDLSRIKTDRVTLGSGLASTLNAGYMDWLDVMVVNASGGQGALSLQLSGIFASGIKDYDDVAMKIPLITAQHIMGTNGVSKILILLKNDSDLPVFKAKLQQFIIDNQLPLVVKEWKEMSLFYQQVESLLSGIYFFIKVIVALIVIFMIGNAMTMNIVERTREITTLRAIGLPPGHVMRLFLLEGIFIGLAGALGSLLIGYGLAGIINLYGIAMPPSPGQTQGYIAFIKTDNPELIWMTFILPVLTSALAAVLPAFRAARLNITDAFKYA, from the coding sequence ATGACAGGCGGAGTGGAAATCGTCACGGTAGTGGTATCGCTGATTTTATGCTTCGTGCTTTACTGCGTAATATGCAGAACGCAGGATGCAAAATTTGCCTTTCTGAATCTGTTCAGACATAAAAGGCGTTCGTCTGCAACTATTGCCGCTATCATATTAGGTGGTGTTGCCATTTTCATTTATGGCGGGTTTATTAGTTACTCTTTCTGGATATTGCAGGAACAAACAATAAGAACTAACGTTGGTCACCTGCAAATTTATCATAAGCACTATTTTGCTACGGCAAATAAGAATCAGAGCATTATTGAAGATTATGAAAAACTGAAGACGCTGCTTACTGGTAACGACCAGCTTTCAAGCTATATTTCTACGCTTTCGGGGCAGCTGGAATTTTCGGGGATCATCTCTCATTATGAAAATGAAGCCTCCAGTTATTTCTCCGCGCTGGGCGTAGAGCCGGTCGCAGCGTTAAAACTTGGCTCCTTTGATCGGTTGCTCTCCGGTAGCGATCTGTCGCGTATTAAAACCGATCGGGTAACGTTGGGAAGCGGTCTGGCGAGTACGCTTAATGCAGGTTATATGGACTGGCTGGATGTTATGGTTGTCAATGCCAGCGGAGGACAGGGCGCACTCTCCTTACAGTTGAGCGGGATTTTTGCTTCCGGCATCAAAGATTATGATGATGTCGCTATGAAAATTCCTCTTATTACAGCTCAGCATATTATGGGCACTAACGGTGTCAGCAAAATCTTAATTCTGCTAAAAAACGACAGTGATTTGCCTGTATTCAAAGCAAAATTACAGCAGTTTATTATCGATAATCAGCTACCGCTGGTGGTGAAAGAGTGGAAAGAGATGTCGTTATTTTATCAACAGGTAGAAAGCCTGCTGTCCGGTATCTATTTCTTTATTAAAGTTATCGTTGCGCTGATTGTTATTTTTATGATCGGTAACGCCATGACGATGAATATCGTTGAACGAACGCGCGAAATCACCACGCTTAGAGCAATAGGGCTGCCGCCAGGCCACGTTATGCGGCTGTTTTTACTGGAAGGGATATTTATCGGGCTGGCGGGTGCGTTGGGAAGTTTGCTTATCGGTTATGGTCTGGCCGGAATTATCAATTTGTATGGTATTGCTATGCCGCCTTCGCCAGGGCAGACACAAGGTTATATCGCCTTTATTAAAACGGATAATCCTGAACTGATCTGGATGACATTTATCCTGCCGGTGTTAACGTCGGCTCTGGCTGCAGTTTTGCCTGCGTTCCGTGCCGCCAGGTTGAATATTACCGATGCATTTAAGTATGCCTGA
- a CDS encoding SulP family inorganic anion transporter has translation MTTSSEANAEKLADSELTVARVLRSPKLLTRECLAGVITALALIPEVISFSVIAGVDPKVSLIASVVLALTLSLLGGRPAMVTAAAGSVALVIGPMVRAHGVEYIMPAVLLGGAVQILFGLAGLARMMRYIPRSVMLGFVNALGVLIFFAQVPHVWGQSLPVWLLFILTLAIVLLLPRLLKSVPSPLVAIVTVTAIAIFCGLQVPNVGDEGPMLAGLPGLNQLAVPLNLTTLQIIWPTAISIALVGLMESLLTAKLVDDLTDTPSSKRRECWGLGIGNILAAFYGGIAGCAMIGQTIVNVELGKARTRISTLATALVLLLLVTGLSALMAKIPMVVLAGIMMIVAVKTVNWHSLQPSTLKRIPFSETVTMALTVAATVWSGNLAIGVVGGVLFAILLFARRVAHVIHAERHLSADGNSVHYVVRGPLFFGSSNDLFEHFDYAHDPQIVTIDLTHAQIWDASSVAALDAIENRYQRYQAQVKIIGLDTRSSDFHRRLSGTLW, from the coding sequence ATGACCACCTCTTCTGAGGCGAATGCTGAAAAGCTCGCCGACAGCGAGCTGACCGTTGCCCGCGTACTGCGCTCGCCCAAATTATTGACCCGCGAGTGTCTGGCCGGTGTGATAACCGCTCTGGCGTTAATTCCTGAAGTGATCTCTTTTTCCGTTATCGCAGGTGTTGATCCTAAAGTCAGCCTGATTGCATCGGTGGTATTGGCGTTAACGCTTTCTCTGCTGGGAGGACGCCCGGCAATGGTCACTGCGGCTGCGGGATCGGTAGCGCTGGTCATTGGCCCAATGGTACGCGCCCACGGCGTGGAATATATTATGCCAGCCGTTCTGCTCGGCGGCGCGGTGCAGATCCTGTTTGGGTTGGCCGGGCTGGCGCGCATGATGCGCTATATCCCCCGCTCGGTTATGCTCGGCTTCGTTAACGCGCTGGGCGTACTGATATTCTTTGCGCAGGTGCCACACGTCTGGGGGCAGTCTCTGCCGGTCTGGCTGCTGTTCATACTCACGCTGGCGATTGTGCTGTTATTGCCACGCCTGCTGAAAAGCGTTCCTTCTCCGCTGGTGGCGATCGTTACCGTCACGGCTATTGCTATTTTCTGCGGTTTGCAGGTACCAAACGTCGGTGACGAAGGGCCGATGTTAGCGGGATTGCCGGGTCTGAACCAGCTGGCGGTGCCGCTAAACCTGACTACGCTGCAAATCATCTGGCCAACGGCGATAAGTATTGCGCTGGTAGGGTTGATGGAGTCGTTATTAACGGCGAAGCTGGTGGACGATCTGACCGATACGCCTTCCAGCAAGCGTCGTGAATGCTGGGGACTGGGTATAGGCAATATCCTCGCCGCCTTTTATGGTGGTATTGCCGGTTGTGCCATGATCGGTCAGACCATTGTGAATGTTGAACTGGGCAAAGCGCGTACCCGAATCTCAACCCTGGCCACCGCGCTGGTGCTGTTGCTACTGGTTACCGGCCTTAGCGCGCTGATGGCGAAGATTCCGATGGTGGTGCTGGCGGGAATTATGATGATTGTCGCCGTAAAAACCGTTAACTGGCACAGTCTGCAACCTTCAACGCTGAAGCGTATTCCGTTTTCAGAAACGGTAACGATGGCGTTAACGGTGGCAGCCACGGTCTGGAGCGGTAACCTGGCGATCGGCGTCGTTGGCGGCGTACTGTTTGCTATTCTGCTATTTGCTCGTCGCGTGGCGCATGTTATTCATGCCGAACGCCACCTGAGCGCAGACGGCAACTCAGTACATTATGTCGTACGTGGGCCGTTATTTTTTGGTAGCAGCAACGATCTCTTCGAACATTTTGACTACGCGCACGATCCACAGATCGTTACTATCGATTTAACCCATGCGCAAATTTGGGACGCCTCCAGCGTGGCGGCGCTCGACGCCATTGAAAACCGCTACCAGCGTTACCAGGCGCAGGTAAAAATCATCGGACTGGATACGCGTAGCAGCGATTTCCATCGCCGGTTAAGCGGTACGCTCTGGTAA
- a CDS encoding ACP S-malonyltransferase: MDININSVSRPIVLLFAGQGNPVIGMGADLWDINVATRHIWDCASDISGLDLRRLCLKGPMNKLIQTTVQQLAVTAINLTLYTLIREKLASCTLSGACGHSVGEYGALYAAEALSLEDTFRVIHFRSTLMNTLSKMNKGSMLAVKGMDYLAMCKRIENSGIELDVSCDNSRRQQVVGGAIPALSEFNRSLVADGFEAVKLGVSGAWHTRLMRDGVQQMHDFLTYLPIEQPQYDVLMNVTGKPEDNPEAIRKNLSQHLTHTVKWTDSLERFLAQETPPLFIEISNKAYLGQLLNDFPRFSPAMVLHCRKII, translated from the coding sequence ATGGATATCAATATAAACAGCGTATCAAGGCCCATTGTTTTACTGTTCGCGGGGCAGGGAAATCCGGTTATTGGTATGGGAGCCGATCTCTGGGATATTAACGTCGCAACGCGCCATATCTGGGACTGCGCCAGCGATATTTCAGGTCTGGATTTGCGACGCTTATGTTTAAAAGGGCCGATGAATAAGCTGATACAAACTACGGTACAGCAGCTGGCGGTAACAGCGATTAATCTGACGCTTTATACGTTGATCCGCGAAAAGCTCGCTTCCTGCACCCTCTCTGGCGCCTGTGGTCACAGCGTCGGAGAATATGGTGCGTTATATGCGGCTGAAGCGCTGAGCCTTGAGGATACCTTCAGAGTGATCCACTTCCGATCCACGTTAATGAATACGCTAAGCAAAATGAATAAGGGCAGCATGCTGGCGGTAAAAGGTATGGATTATCTGGCGATGTGTAAACGGATTGAAAATAGCGGTATTGAGCTCGACGTCAGCTGTGATAACAGCCGCCGACAGCAGGTAGTTGGTGGAGCGATCCCGGCCCTGAGTGAGTTTAATCGTAGCCTCGTTGCAGATGGTTTTGAGGCGGTAAAACTGGGCGTCAGCGGTGCATGGCATACACGCCTGATGCGTGACGGCGTTCAGCAGATGCATGATTTTCTGACATATCTCCCGATTGAGCAACCGCAATATGACGTCCTGATGAATGTAACCGGAAAACCTGAAGATAATCCGGAAGCGATCCGGAAAAACTTATCACAACATTTAACGCATACGGTGAAGTGGACTGATTCGCTGGAGCGTTTTCTGGCACAAGAAACGCCGCCGCTGTTTATCGAAATCAGCAATAAAGCCTATCTGGGGCAGTTGCTTAATGACTTCCCACGCTTTTCGCCAGCAATGGTCTTACATTGTCGAAAAATTATCTGA
- a CDS encoding YoaK family protein — MLICQDEARTFVTDSRLAATLALVAGALNTAAFEAVGFFSANMTGNVSSLSDRLARSELPVAFFFLEIVCLFIIGSTFSTLLINHGRRHGIRSVYAVNILLEGLLLALLGWAETRFPQFSSGALMILSLSFLMGLQNAVVTRISNARVRTTHVSGTSTDIGIEMAMLLDILRRRESPEYAPVYLQRLLLHGSTLVAFLLGGIGGIWLYRFTGTAFLTIIGVLLSLLALGYLYKAQHLPPQKDSGRQ; from the coding sequence ATGTTAATTTGTCAGGATGAGGCCAGAACATTCGTTACCGATAGTCGCCTGGCCGCTACGCTTGCGCTGGTCGCAGGCGCGTTAAATACCGCCGCATTTGAGGCGGTAGGTTTCTTCTCCGCCAACATGACTGGTAATGTTTCTTCTTTATCCGATCGGCTGGCGCGCAGTGAGTTGCCGGTTGCGTTCTTTTTTTTAGAAATTGTCTGTCTGTTTATCATTGGCTCAACGTTTTCAACGCTGTTGATTAATCATGGGCGACGGCACGGGATTCGTTCTGTGTATGCGGTGAATATTCTGCTGGAAGGGCTGCTGCTGGCGCTGTTGGGATGGGCAGAAACGCGCTTTCCGCAATTTTCCTCCGGCGCTTTAATGATCTTAAGCCTGAGCTTTCTGATGGGGTTACAGAACGCCGTAGTGACACGCATTTCAAACGCTCGCGTGCGCACGACCCACGTCTCCGGCACCTCGACTGATATCGGAATTGAGATGGCGATGCTGTTGGATATCTTGCGGCGTAGAGAGTCCCCGGAATACGCGCCCGTTTATCTGCAACGGCTGTTGCTACATGGATCAACGCTGGTTGCTTTTCTGCTGGGCGGAATAGGGGGTATCTGGCTGTATCGCTTTACCGGTACGGCTTTCTTAACCATTATCGGCGTATTACTCAGCCTGCTGGCGCTGGGCTATCTCTACAAAGCACAGCATCTGCCGCCGCAAAAAGATTCAGGCCGCCAGTAG
- a CDS encoding ABC transporter ATP-binding protein, with the protein MANNIKELPAIYLNGIGKSYGSGENRVEALKNVNLEIASGDFLALCGPSGSGKSTLLNILSGIDKPTTGTVMFLNQVLNELNEQQLAQIRSRELGFIFQFFNLMPVLNALDNVRYPLILNGHFSRKEAKMRAMHYLNLVGLGDLAERKPGELSGGQQQRVAIARALAHEPKIVVADEPTGNLDIATGESILDLLLDINAQTATTFIISTHSIQLKERAGRVINIRDGELVYDA; encoded by the coding sequence ATGGCAAACAATATAAAGGAATTGCCGGCAATTTATCTGAATGGTATCGGTAAAAGCTACGGTAGCGGTGAAAACAGAGTCGAGGCGCTGAAGAACGTTAACCTTGAGATAGCCAGCGGTGATTTTCTGGCTCTATGCGGCCCATCAGGGAGTGGAAAAAGCACATTATTAAATATCCTGTCCGGTATCGATAAGCCAACTACCGGTACGGTCATGTTTTTAAACCAGGTGCTGAATGAACTGAATGAGCAACAGCTTGCGCAAATCAGAAGTCGTGAGCTGGGTTTTATCTTTCAATTTTTCAATTTGATGCCGGTACTTAATGCCCTGGATAATGTACGTTATCCGTTGATTCTGAATGGGCATTTTAGCCGGAAAGAGGCGAAAATGCGTGCGATGCACTACCTGAATCTTGTTGGGCTGGGAGATCTGGCAGAGCGCAAGCCTGGCGAACTCTCGGGTGGACAGCAGCAGCGCGTAGCGATTGCACGCGCGCTGGCCCATGAGCCAAAAATAGTGGTGGCTGATGAACCAACGGGCAATCTTGATATAGCTACCGGAGAATCGATCCTCGATCTGTTATTAGATATTAACGCCCAGACCGCCACTACTTTTATTATTTCCACCCATTCTATTCAGCTAAAAGAACGAGCGGGGCGTGTTATCAATATCAGAGATGGAGAACTGGTTTATGATGCTTAA
- a CDS encoding beta-ketoacyl synthase N-terminal-like domain-containing protein, whose amino-acid sequence MSNATMIAGYSVCLPFAENSHALIEQLRQGKRVEKTRWFKTDDEAIKSGFKYNRYVARLQCNSDLKSVLALLDRLIDNALVQAGLDKTCLSGENVRVYLTGLGPRTDARDYKNFYDRNDIEDVKLVTSVMNLHVEKMSQDGVSHHIASRYRLKYQPPNMNCTSNSALAALHIGRKAIEQGDIDLVMVINCSEIKTQDCWFLENNGMLDSEVVQPFGENSKGVLFAEGYSVMLLESGRHRRARQRFDGVQLRSTYVQISANRSNDAAYLSLSLLKAMNGVMLEADISCHDLAAIIPHGNGSDASDKAEAKALGMLLSDKTVPVLAYKGQIGYTTTGSGLVDLIIAHHTLLHNELLSPVSNDEIIKEISSHLLVDCGAVQHNKSHLLKTGVGVDGSIIAMVISHCDRQAG is encoded by the coding sequence TTGAGCAACGCAACAATGATCGCTGGCTACAGCGTCTGCCTGCCGTTTGCTGAAAACAGCCATGCGTTAATCGAACAGCTCAGGCAGGGAAAGCGCGTTGAGAAAACGCGCTGGTTTAAAACGGATGATGAGGCGATCAAGAGCGGTTTCAAGTACAACCGCTATGTTGCCCGTTTGCAGTGCAACAGCGATCTTAAAAGCGTACTGGCTTTGCTGGATCGCCTGATTGACAACGCGCTTGTACAGGCAGGGCTGGATAAAACTTGTTTGTCAGGTGAAAACGTCAGGGTTTATCTGACCGGTCTGGGGCCGCGGACGGATGCGAGAGATTATAAAAATTTCTACGATCGGAATGATATTGAGGATGTCAAACTCGTTACCTCGGTCATGAATCTGCACGTAGAAAAAATGTCGCAGGATGGTGTATCCCATCATATTGCCAGCCGGTATCGGCTAAAGTATCAGCCGCCTAATATGAATTGCACCAGTAATTCCGCATTGGCAGCGCTGCATATTGGTCGTAAAGCTATAGAACAGGGCGATATCGATCTGGTTATGGTGATCAATTGTTCGGAAATCAAAACTCAGGATTGCTGGTTTCTGGAAAACAATGGCATGCTGGATAGCGAAGTGGTGCAACCCTTTGGTGAAAACAGCAAAGGCGTTTTATTTGCTGAAGGATACAGTGTTATGCTGCTGGAAAGTGGACGTCATCGCCGTGCCCGACAGCGTTTCGATGGCGTGCAGCTGAGATCAACCTATGTGCAAATCAGTGCCAACCGTAGTAATGATGCAGCCTATTTAAGCCTCAGTTTATTAAAGGCGATGAATGGCGTAATGCTGGAGGCCGATATCAGTTGCCACGATCTCGCCGCGATTATTCCTCATGGCAACGGCTCTGATGCCAGTGATAAGGCGGAGGCGAAGGCACTGGGAATGCTGTTGAGTGATAAAACCGTCCCAGTGCTGGCTTATAAAGGGCAGATAGGGTATACCACCACAGGCTCCGGTTTGGTTGATTTGATTATTGCTCACCATACGCTATTGCATAATGAACTGCTTTCTCCCGTTAGTAATGATGAAATTATTAAAGAAATATCCAGTCATCTGTTAGTGGATTGCGGCGCTGTTCAGCATAACAAATCGCATTTATTGAAAACCGGCGTAGGTGTTGATGGCTCCATCATCGCTATGGTTATCTCTCACTGTGATCGGCAGGCGGGCTGA
- a CDS encoding biofilm/acid-resistance regulator YmgB/AriR has product MQMMTPQTNKDIADYLNAQENSTINEMEILGTVVAEVLQMGLPITNKAIITRLIQRMELESDVVMLDIYRYVLEMVVHKTEDDIIS; this is encoded by the coding sequence ATGCAGATGATGACACCGCAAACTAACAAGGACATTGCTGATTACCTTAACGCACAGGAAAACTCCACCATCAATGAGATGGAGATTCTGGGCACCGTAGTCGCGGAAGTACTTCAAATGGGCTTGCCAATTACCAATAAGGCGATTATCACCCGACTTATCCAGCGCATGGAGCTGGAAAGCGACGTCGTGATGCTGGACATCTACCGTTATGTACTGGAAATGGTGGTGCATAAAACCGAAGATGACATCATTAGCTAA